From Fulvivirga lutea:
GAGTGACGCATATGACGATTAGGGTCGAGATCTGACCATTGAACTTCGAATTCCTTTTTTAGTGGTTTATCTGTCATTTTTTCTCTCGTAAGTTACAAAGTCAAATTCATGTTTATGCTTTTCATCAGTGGGATGGTTCTTTCTATCAATTTCAACCCATTCTGATGTATCATATTTTGGAAAGTAGGCATCACCGTCAAAAGATTCTTTTATTTCAGTAATATACATAGTATCAGCAACGGATAAACCCAATTTATAAATTTCACCACCACCAATAATAAAGGCTTCATTTTCGCCATTTTTCCGAGCAATTTCTAATGCTTCTTCCAATGAATTAACCACTTCAGCACCATCAATGGTAAGACTCTTTTGCCTTGTTACTACAATATTGGTTCTGTTTGGAAGTGGACTAAACTTTGGAGGCAACGACTCAAAGTTTTTGCGACCCATAATTACATGATGCCCTGTAGTCTTAGTCATGAAAAATTTCATATCATCGGGTAATCTCCATACGAGATCATTATCCTTACCTATTACTCTATTTTCGGCCACAGCCGCTATCATTGATATTTTCATTTTTAACTTTTTACCTTATCTGACTTAGCGATGTTTAAATTGTTATTCAAGAATTGCTGATAATCCCGGAGGGATTAAACATTAATAAAAAATTAAAATTAACGAATTGTAACCCTGAAAGGGTTGAACCTATCATAGCAAATATTTTTCATCAAATTCAACTTCATGTGATATTAACATATTCTTATATTCTTCCAAAAAAGAGGATTCAGAATGATGTTTTTCCTGATTCATTACATAATTAATTAACCTTTCTTTCGCTTTGATTGAATAGGTGAATGCTCCATAACCCTCTTGCCAGCCTTTGAAATTTGGAAATAATTTTTCCTCCTTTATAAATGCCGTGCTTGCAAGTTTAATATCTTTAACCAGACTTGATAGTGAAACTGTAGGATGTAAATGGGTTAAAATATGGATATGGTCTTTAATTCCATTGATTCTATACAAATGGCATTTCTTATTTTCTAATAACCTCGAAATATATTTAAACAGTTTCTCTCTGTTCAATTTTGATAATGATTTTTCTCGACCTTTTGTACTGAATACAATTTGATATAGAATCTGTGTGTAGGTGCTCATATGTTAAACCCTTTCAGGGTTGCTATAATATTAAACTTTCTATTTATGTTGAATCCCCTTGGGATTCGCTCTTTCAATTCGTTGGTTACACTTTGATTGCCATTTACAATATGGATTGGAAATAATTACTATTAATTTACCTAATATCAATCCCAGAGGGATTAAATGTGAATAAATCTAAAAATCTAAAAAATTGAAACCCTAACGGGTTTGAACCCATCATGGATACTTTCTATGAAACTGGATTCTATTCTCATTTAATCCTTTCAAGATGAGATGGTATTTTGCTTTATTCCTTCAGGATTATAATTTATTCCCCCTTAAAAACTCCTCAATCTCCATACGCTTTTTGCCTTCTAGTTGTAACTCTTTCACATCAATAAAGCCATTATTAGTAGCGAAATGCAGATACGATTTTCCATCGGTACTATACTCTCCTGCATTTTTGCTGTGAGGTTTAACCACTGGTTTAGTGATGTATATCTTCAGGTTTTTACCATTCAGGGTTGTCCATGCAGCAGGGTAGGGCGATAAGCCTCTGATAAAATCATACACCTTTTCTGTGGGTTGGCTCCAATCAATTTCACAAGTCTCCCTGAAAATTTTAGGTGCATGTTTTAGTTCCTGATCCTCATTTTGTGCTATTTGAGGGTAATCTTCATTAGCAATCGCCTGAGTTGTTTTTAGTACGAGCCCGGCACCCTTTTCCATTAGTCTTGCATATAAATCACCAACAGTATCTTCATTTCGAATGGTTTCTTTCTCCTGAAAAATTATTTTGCCGGTATCAATTTCATGCTTCAGAAAAAAGGTTGTGACACCTGTTTCTTTTTCGCCATTAATAATTGCCCAGTTTATAGGTGCAGCACCACGGTATTGCGGTAGTAATGATGCATGCAAATTAAAGGTGCCAATTTCTGGCATGTTCCAAACAACTTCAGGCAACATTCTAAAGGCTACAACAATCTGCAGATTGGCATTATAGCTTTTGAGTTCTTCAATAAACTCAGGGCTTTTCAGATTTGTAGGTTGCAACACTGGTATATTATGCTTCACAGCACAATCTTTTACTGGTGATGTAGCTAATTGCTGGCCGCGGCCTTTTGGCCTGTCAGGCGCTGTAATTACAGCAACAACATTAAAGTTATTTTCAATTAATATTTCCAGACTGGGAACTGCAAAATCAGGCGTTCCCATGTATATAATTCGTAAATCCTGCATAACTCGATTAATTGCTGCAAAGCTAGGAAAGCACTATTCAAAATCTTTGTATAGCAGGTACTTCTTTCTCATCTTCTTATAAGCATTCAGCTTACTGGCCCACGTTGCCTTTATATCTCTTTCACTCAAGCCAGCTTTAATTTGTTGGATAGTAGAATCATTGCCCACAAGCTTATTAAAATAATCTTTGAAGAACTGATCCTGTTCATCAAACATTTCATAAAACTCTAACAGGTATTTGAGCGTGAAATGAGGTTTAAAATCTATTTTGGAGAGGTCATAGCCATAGCATTTTTTGCCCTCCAATGGCGGATTAACCGACATTCCAGGTATGGACTTTGGAGTGAAACTGTACTTTAACTCAGTTAACTCAGGATGACCAATAATAGTAAAAGGTTGCTGAGTGCCACGTCCTACGCTCACTGCCGTTCCTTCAAAAAGTGCCAGTGAAGGATATAATTTTATCGATTGATCATTAGGTAAATTTGGTGATGGCTTTACTGGCAATGAGTAAACAGTGGAATGCGTATATCCTTTCACGAAGATAACGGTTAATTCACACTTTCCTGCTTCTAGCCAGCCTTCTCCGTTAATCATAGTCGCTAGTTCACCCACGGTTAAACCGTGAACAATAGGTATTGGATGCACTCCAACATAAGATTTCTTTTTAGGGTCTAAAATCGGCCCATCAACATACATACCATTGGGATTAGGCCTGTCGAGTACGATAAACTTTGTTCCAGTTTTGGCGCATGCTTCCATGGCATAATGCATGGCAGTGATAAATGTATAAAACCGAACTCCAACATCCTGGATGTCAAACAGTAAGACATCTACATCTGAGATAAGCTTTTCCGGTATGTACTTGTTATCACCATAAATCGAAACGATAGGAATGCCCGTTTTTTCATCTTTAGCATCCTTAATATCCACCCCATCGGATTTATCGCCTCTAAAGCCATGCTCAGGCGCGAGCACTTTAACTATATTCACTTTATTGGCCAGTAAAACATCTACAATATGCTGTTCGCCTACCAATGACGAGTGATTGGCAAGCAAAGCCACTTTTTTATCATTCAATAGAGGTAAATAAAGCTGTGTTTGCTCAGCACCCACTACAATGGCTTCAGAGTTGGGCTGATTATTTTGTCCAATGCATGAAAGATTGGTAAGTAATAGGATAAATAAGAAGATGGGTTTTTGCATTTATTTACATTTGTCGAAAGTTAAAAATAAAGAAATCGTTTGAACCTGTCCTATTTCATAGCCCGAAGAATCACTCAGAATAAAGACAAGACATTTTCTTCTACCGTACATAAGATTGCTGTGGCAAGTATTTCTGTAGGACTAGCAACAATGATAGTTTCTTTTCTGATATTAAAAGGCTTTCAAAATACAGTAACCGATAAAATTTACAGTTTCAGTTCA
This genomic window contains:
- a CDS encoding exo-beta-N-acetylmuramidase NamZ family protein, producing the protein MQKPIFLFILLLTNLSCIGQNNQPNSEAIVVGAEQTQLYLPLLNDKKVALLANHSSLVGEQHIVDVLLANKVNIVKVLAPEHGFRGDKSDGVDIKDAKDEKTGIPIVSIYGDNKYIPEKLISDVDVLLFDIQDVGVRFYTFITAMHYAMEACAKTGTKFIVLDRPNPNGMYVDGPILDPKKKSYVGVHPIPIVHGLTVGELATMINGEGWLEAGKCELTVIFVKGYTHSTVYSLPVKPSPNLPNDQSIKLYPSLALFEGTAVSVGRGTQQPFTIIGHPELTELKYSFTPKSIPGMSVNPPLEGKKCYGYDLSKIDFKPHFTLKYLLEFYEMFDEQDQFFKDYFNKLVGNDSTIQQIKAGLSERDIKATWASKLNAYKKMRKKYLLYKDFE
- a CDS encoding dihydrofolate reductase — translated: MKISMIAAVAENRVIGKDNDLVWRLPDDMKFFMTKTTGHHVIMGRKNFESLPPKFSPLPNRTNIVVTRQKSLTIDGAEVVNSLEEALEIARKNGENEAFIIGGGEIYKLGLSVADTMYITEIKESFDGDAYFPKYDTSEWVEIDRKNHPTDEKHKHEFDFVTYERKNDR
- the fmt gene encoding methionyl-tRNA formyltransferase, translating into MQDLRIIYMGTPDFAVPSLEILIENNFNVVAVITAPDRPKGRGQQLATSPVKDCAVKHNIPVLQPTNLKSPEFIEELKSYNANLQIVVAFRMLPEVVWNMPEIGTFNLHASLLPQYRGAAPINWAIINGEKETGVTTFFLKHEIDTGKIIFQEKETIRNEDTVGDLYARLMEKGAGLVLKTTQAIANEDYPQIAQNEDQELKHAPKIFRETCEIDWSQPTEKVYDFIRGLSPYPAAWTTLNGKNLKIYITKPVVKPHSKNAGEYSTDGKSYLHFATNNGFIDVKELQLEGKKRMEIEEFLRGNKL
- the tnpA gene encoding IS200/IS605 family transposase — its product is MSTYTQILYQIVFSTKGREKSLSKLNREKLFKYISRLLENKKCHLYRINGIKDHIHILTHLHPTVSLSSLVKDIKLASTAFIKEEKLFPNFKGWQEGYGAFTYSIKAKERLINYVMNQEKHHSESSFLEEYKNMLISHEVEFDEKYLL